A stretch of Lathyrus oleraceus cultivar Zhongwan6 chromosome 6, CAAS_Psat_ZW6_1.0, whole genome shotgun sequence DNA encodes these proteins:
- the LOC127097744 gene encoding 1-acyl-sn-glycerol-3-phosphate acyltransferase 2 produces the protein MPISPAAVIVPLGLLFFASGLIVNLIQATCFVIVRPVSKNFYRRINRFVAELLWLELVWIVDWWAGVKIQVFADPETFRLMGKEHALVISNHKSDIDWLVGWIIAERSGCLGSTLAVMKKSSKFLPVIGWSMWFSEYLFLERNWAKDESTLKSGLQELRDFPLPFWLALFVEGTRFTQAKLSAAQEYAISTGLPVPRNVLIPRTKGFVSAVSHMRTFVPAVYDVTVVIPKSSPSPTMLRLFQGQPSVVHVHVKRHLMKDLPEADEDVAQWCRDIFVAKDNLLDKHIAEDKFSDHEPRDLGRPIKSLLVYITWVFVVVAGTIKMLQWSSLLSSWKGVAFTVFSLAIVTALMQIMIMFTQSERSNPAKVSPSKPRSREELQGSDDKQE, from the exons ATGCCAATTTCACCTGCAGCTGTGATCGTCCCATTGGGTCTTCTCTTCTTTGCTTCTGGTCTCATCGTTAACCTCATTCAG GCAACATGCTTCGTGATTGTGCGGCCAGTTTCGAAGAATTTTTACAGACGGATCAACAGGTTTGTGGCAGAACTTCTTTGGCTCGAGCTTGTTTGGATTGTTGATTGGTGGGCTGGAGTCAAG ATTCAAGTATTTGCAGATCCTGAAACCTTTCGTTTAATGG GTAAAGAGCATGCTCTTGTCATATCCAATCACAAAAGTGATATCGATTGGCTTGTTGGATGGATTATAGCTGAG CGTTCAGGTTGTCTTGGTAGCACTCTTGCTGTGATGAAGAAATCGTCAAAGTTTCTGCCG GTCATTGGTTGGTCAATGTGGTTTTCTGAATATCTTTTCTTGGAAAGAAATTGGGCCAAGGATGAAAGCACATTAAAA TCAGGCCTACAGGAACTGAGGGATTTCCCTCTTCCCTTTTGGTTGGCTCTCTTTGTAGAAGGAACTCGCTTTACACAGGCCAAACTATCAGCCGCTCAGGAATATGCAATCTCAACAGGATTGCCTGTTCCCAGAAACGTTTTGATTCCAAGAACTAAG GGGTTTGTTTCAGCAGTAAGTCATATGCGCACATTTGTTCCGGCTGTTTATGACGTAACAGTGGTAATTCCTAAGAGTTCACCTTCTCCTACAATGCTAAGACTCTTCCAGGGGCAACCTTCAGTG GTGCATGTGCATGTTAAGCGGCATTTGATGAAGGATTTGCCAGAAGCAGATGAAGATGTTGCTCAATGGTGTCGAGACATATTTGTGGCTAAG GATAATTTGTTAGACAAACATATAGCTGAAGACAAATTCAGTGATCATGAGCCGCGGGATCTCGGTCGACCAATAAAGTCTCTTCTG GTTTATATAACATGGGTTTTCGTGGTTGTTGCGGGGACTATTAAGATGCTTCAATGGTCTTCACTATTATCCTCTTGGAAGGGTGTTGCATTTACAGTATTTAGTTTGGCAATTGTGACTGCACTCATGCAAATCATGATCATGTTCACACAATCTGAGCGTTCAAATCCTGCCAAAGTGTCGCCTTCGAAGCCCAGAAGTAGAGAAGAATTGCAGGGTAGTGATGACAAACAAGAGTAG